The following proteins come from a genomic window of Cronobacter muytjensii ATCC 51329:
- a CDS encoding sensor domain-containing diguanylate cyclase, giving the protein MFFMRQLGTTLCFIPLIVLLQELHRPLWTQGLLAANAFLWPGVARLRARRSRHPAKTERQHLVADAAAGGLWIAQTVVSPLTSVVIATILLSDRLAAGGFALMRQAACVMTLMVAATRCAPGLPRHLAVSPRTLYATLPLIAVYVLTLSFVSHALAQRLRLKSRELERYANPDPLLNIANRRQLERDIDRALQRCDRSGQPAALMFIDIDDFKAANNRYGHEAGDRLLVTFSDILRQTARPGDTVARFGGDECVILLPDTPLGVACAVADRMMAQAALVNVFEDSALRCTLSIGIARAAPEMSGAAQWLKAADNALYSARREGKNRIYAL; this is encoded by the coding sequence ATGTTTTTTATGCGCCAGCTGGGCACCACGCTCTGCTTTATTCCGCTCATTGTCCTGTTGCAGGAGCTGCATCGTCCGTTATGGACACAGGGGCTGCTGGCGGCGAACGCGTTTCTCTGGCCCGGTGTCGCGCGGCTTCGCGCCCGGCGCAGCCGTCATCCCGCCAAAACCGAGCGGCAACACCTGGTGGCCGACGCGGCGGCGGGCGGCTTGTGGATAGCCCAGACGGTGGTCTCACCGCTCACTTCCGTAGTTATCGCCACCATTTTACTCTCCGACCGGCTCGCCGCAGGCGGTTTCGCCCTGATGCGGCAGGCCGCGTGCGTCATGACTTTGATGGTCGCCGCCACCAGGTGCGCGCCAGGTCTGCCGCGACATCTTGCGGTTTCGCCCCGTACGCTTTACGCCACGCTGCCGCTGATCGCGGTCTATGTGCTGACGCTGAGTTTTGTGAGCCATGCGCTGGCGCAGCGGTTGCGTCTGAAGTCACGGGAACTGGAGCGTTACGCTAATCCCGATCCGCTGCTGAATATCGCCAACCGGCGACAGCTGGAGCGCGATATCGACAGGGCGCTCCAGCGCTGCGACAGAAGCGGACAGCCCGCGGCGCTGATGTTTATCGATATCGACGATTTTAAAGCCGCCAACAACCGCTACGGCCATGAGGCGGGCGACAGGCTGCTGGTGACGTTTTCCGATATCCTGCGCCAGACAGCGCGGCCTGGCGATACGGTGGCGCGTTTTGGTGGCGATGAGTGTGTCATCCTGCTGCCTGATACGCCGCTTGGCGTCGCCTGCGCCGTGGCTGACAGGATGATGGCGCAGGCCGCGCTGGTCAATGTCTTTGAGGACAGCGCGCTGCGCTGCACGCTCAGTATCGGCATCGCGCGCGCCGCACCGGAAATGAGCGGGGCGGCGCAGTGGCTGAAGGCCGCGGACAACGCGCTTTACAGCGCCAGGCGCGAAGGTAAAAATCGTATTTACGCGCTTTGA
- a CDS encoding sensor domain-containing diguanylate cyclase, with the protein MKTPDIPVNEQARLQSLHDSGLLDAAPTERFDRLTRLAKRLFNSPVALISLVDQERLWFASCDGIAPEPVPRRVSFCGHTILNNAPLIIADALSDERFRDNPLVSGPPHIRFYAGCPVRLPDGATAGSLCIIDTEPRAFSETDAMLLRDLAAIVEDEFTVLSVATSDELTGLLNRRGFASLAGYAISTHRRRSEPMSLGFIDLDEFKAINDTWGHAAGDEALSAMATLMKSAFRDSDLLARQGGDEFAVLFNDTDDKGAWIAMQYLVEQTDAFNRDSGKPWRLGFSWGVVQFDEEKHQGLAGLLNAADEEMYQMKTANKKAGR; encoded by the coding sequence ATGAAAACACCCGATATCCCGGTTAATGAGCAGGCGCGTCTTCAGTCCCTGCATGATTCTGGCCTGCTAGATGCGGCGCCGACAGAGCGTTTTGACCGTCTTACCCGGCTTGCAAAGCGCCTTTTTAACTCGCCGGTGGCGTTGATTAGCCTCGTGGATCAGGAGCGGCTCTGGTTTGCCTCCTGCGATGGCATCGCACCCGAGCCGGTGCCGCGCCGCGTCTCATTCTGCGGTCACACCATTCTCAACAACGCGCCGCTGATTATTGCTGATGCGTTGAGCGACGAGCGCTTTCGCGATAACCCGCTGGTAAGCGGTCCGCCGCATATTCGTTTTTATGCCGGTTGCCCGGTACGGCTGCCCGATGGCGCGACTGCCGGCTCGCTGTGCATTATCGATACCGAACCCCGCGCGTTCAGTGAGACTGACGCGATGCTGCTGCGCGATCTGGCGGCCATCGTTGAAGATGAGTTTACGGTGCTGAGTGTCGCGACCAGCGATGAGCTGACCGGCCTGCTGAATCGCCGCGGTTTCGCCTCGCTTGCGGGGTATGCCATTTCCACCCATCGTCGTCGTAGCGAGCCGATGTCGCTCGGGTTTATTGACCTCGATGAGTTTAAAGCGATCAACGATACCTGGGGGCATGCCGCCGGGGATGAAGCATTAAGCGCGATGGCCACGCTGATGAAAAGCGCGTTTCGCGACAGCGATCTGCTGGCGCGCCAGGGCGGCGATGAATTCGCGGTGCTGTTTAACGATACCGACGATAAAGGCGCCTGGATTGCGATGCAGTATCTGGTAGAGCAGACCGACGCCTTTAACCGCGACAGCGGCAAGCCGTGGCGACTCGGTTTTTCCTGGGGCGTGGTGCAGTTTGATGAGGAGAAGCATCAGGGGCTCGCAGGGCTTCTCAACGCGGCCGACGAAGAGATGTATCAGATGAAAACGGCGAATAAAAAGGCCGGACGATAA
- a CDS encoding GNAT family N-acetyltransferase — protein MALPYTVRRLSAAEIPSHLDSLCDVLINCVEGGASVSFMLPFSPEKARAFWLNVAQSAARDERVVLAALDEGGHVIGTVQLVTDQPENQPHRADVSKLLVHTRARRGGVAQALMETLEQEARKAGKTVLVLDTATGSDAERFYSRNQWQRVGEIPHYALMPDGDTCSTTYFFKHL, from the coding sequence ATGGCGTTACCCTATACTGTGCGTCGCCTCAGCGCGGCGGAAATTCCCTCTCATCTCGATTCCCTGTGTGATGTCCTGATTAACTGCGTGGAAGGCGGCGCTTCGGTGAGCTTTATGCTGCCGTTCAGCCCGGAGAAAGCCCGCGCGTTCTGGCTCAACGTGGCGCAAAGCGCGGCGCGGGACGAGCGCGTTGTGCTGGCGGCGCTGGATGAGGGCGGCCACGTCATTGGGACTGTGCAACTGGTGACCGATCAGCCAGAAAACCAGCCGCACCGGGCGGATGTTTCAAAGCTGCTGGTGCATACTCGCGCGCGACGCGGCGGTGTGGCGCAGGCATTGATGGAAACGCTGGAACAGGAAGCCCGCAAGGCCGGGAAAACGGTTCTGGTGCTGGATACCGCTACCGGGAGCGATGCCGAACGTTTTTATTCACGAAATCAATGGCAACGAGTCGGTGAGATCCCGCATTACGCCTTAATGCCGGATGGCGACACCTGTTCGACCACCTATTTTTTTAAGCATCTATAA
- a CDS encoding tagaturonate reductase, giving the protein MKTLNRRDFPGALYPERIIQFGEGNFLRAFVDWQVDLLNEHTDLNAGVVIVRPIASDFPPSLNTQDGLYTTIIRGLNEKGEAVSEARLIRSVNREIAVYTQYDQFLELAHNPDIRFVFSNTTEAGISYHAGDKFDDAPAVSYAAKLTRLLFERFSYCHGAQDKGWVIIPCELIDYNGEALYELVLRYAREWALPEAFSAWLDSACTFCSTLVDRIVTGYPRDEVAALEASLGYHDAFLDTAEHFYLFVIQGPQWLAQELRLDKLPLNVRIVDDIKPYKARKVAILNGAHTALVPVAFQAGLNTVGEAMDDTQMCAFVEKAIHDEIIPVLDLPRDELKSFADAVVSRFRNPYLKHQLLSIALNGMTKFRTRILPQLLAGQAQQGTLPPRLTFALAALVAFYRGERNGESYPLQDDAHWLERYQQLWTKLSDNTISLRELVDVVLADCEHWEQDLTAVPGLAEQVTRDLDAILTKGMREAVAPLC; this is encoded by the coding sequence GTGAAAACATTGAATCGTCGTGATTTTCCCGGCGCGCTCTACCCGGAGCGCATCATTCAGTTCGGTGAAGGGAACTTCCTGCGGGCGTTTGTCGACTGGCAGGTGGATCTGCTCAATGAACACACCGATCTGAATGCCGGGGTGGTGATCGTGCGTCCCATCGCCAGCGATTTCCCACCTTCGCTCAATACGCAGGACGGGCTTTATACCACTATCATTCGCGGTCTGAATGAGAAGGGCGAGGCGGTGAGCGAAGCGCGACTTATTCGCTCCGTGAATCGTGAGATTGCCGTTTACACGCAGTACGATCAATTTCTGGAGCTTGCCCATAATCCGGATATCCGTTTTGTGTTCTCCAATACCACCGAAGCGGGGATCAGCTATCACGCGGGCGATAAGTTTGACGACGCGCCCGCGGTCAGTTACGCGGCGAAGCTGACCCGGCTGCTGTTCGAGCGTTTCAGCTATTGTCACGGCGCGCAGGATAAAGGCTGGGTGATCATTCCCTGCGAGCTGATTGATTATAACGGCGAGGCGCTTTATGAACTGGTGCTGCGTTATGCCCGCGAATGGGCGCTGCCGGAAGCCTTTAGCGCATGGCTCGACAGCGCCTGTACGTTCTGCTCGACGCTGGTAGACCGCATCGTCACAGGTTATCCGCGCGATGAAGTCGCGGCCCTTGAGGCGAGCCTCGGCTACCACGACGCGTTTCTCGATACCGCCGAGCACTTCTACCTGTTTGTTATCCAGGGGCCGCAGTGGCTCGCGCAGGAATTACGGCTCGATAAACTGCCGCTCAACGTGCGGATTGTGGATGACATCAAGCCGTATAAAGCGCGTAAAGTCGCGATCCTGAACGGCGCGCATACCGCGCTGGTGCCGGTGGCTTTCCAGGCGGGGCTGAATACGGTCGGCGAGGCGATGGATGATACGCAGATGTGCGCTTTTGTGGAGAAGGCTATCCACGATGAGATTATCCCGGTGCTGGATCTGCCTCGTGACGAGCTTAAATCCTTTGCTGACGCGGTGGTGAGCCGTTTTCGCAACCCGTATCTCAAGCATCAACTGCTGTCGATTGCGCTCAACGGCATGACAAAATTCCGCACCCGTATTCTGCCGCAACTGCTGGCAGGACAGGCGCAGCAGGGGACGCTACCGCCGCGCCTGACATTCGCGCTGGCGGCGCTGGTGGCGTTTTATCGCGGCGAGCGCAACGGCGAAAGCTATCCGTTGCAGGATGACGCCCACTGGCTGGAGCGCTATCAGCAGCTCTGGACAAAACTTAGTGATAACACTATTTCGCTGCGCGAGCTGGTGGACGTGGTACTGGCTGATTGCGAACACTGGGAGCAGGATCTTACCGCGGTCCCAGGGCTTGCGGAGCAGGTCACGCGCGATCTCGACGCTATCCTCACCAAAGGGATGCGCGAGGCCGTCGCGCCGCTGTGTTAA
- a CDS encoding autotransporter domain-containing esterase gives MSFPLSGLSVRVALALGLACSAAAPAVAWDNLYVFGDSLSDTGNNGRYTFDSDRYPLYDEILAQKYGVTLSPSDSGGNNYAAGGGVAVPALGDDNTQDQVQRYLSQTGGRADKNGLYIHWVGGNDLGAAVLNPLQATSVVTGSATAAASQVRTLLNAGAGTVIVPTVPDVSATPTMMESVIQLGTGGNTAALQAAFASLNSAATPTLAARQEAIRAAFFAAAGEVSALPALQQALADGLYSAYQTLAEQVSALSTLYNTTEEQALVASGGGNIVRADINKIFNEILANPTQFGITNTAGMACPPGLSAADCASSSPGFDASQAWLFADHLHPSPQVHSLIADYIESILAAPAQVALLNKATAAQVQNSRATLDSRYQQRRSEDREQGSAGVFGGYSGEYARFTANETADGSANTNNLTLGADYRITENWLVGALIAGSLDDQRPTDNLSFDARGYQAALFTALDVGPGWINADVHWLKGEYRNIQRRVELGPLTRVETGETDAKLWGARLTAGLDIPVTDALKTGPVVQYAWDYSHVDGYSEAGDDSTAMRFRDQNFHSQIGSVGWRLDADIGPVKPYAQVDYRHQFGDSVWRGQGGLKSTALTFSRDGAQDDKNWMDITAGASVALSRNVSAFAALSQTAGLNSGEQTRYNLGVSASF, from the coding sequence ATGTCTTTTCCTCTCTCTGGTCTCTCTGTCCGGGTAGCGCTGGCGCTGGGCTTAGCCTGTAGCGCCGCCGCGCCCGCCGTCGCCTGGGATAACCTTTATGTCTTCGGCGACAGCCTGAGCGACACCGGCAACAATGGCCGTTATACCTTCGACAGCGACCGCTATCCGCTGTATGACGAAATCCTCGCCCAAAAATATGGGGTCACGCTTTCGCCATCCGACAGCGGCGGCAATAACTATGCGGCCGGTGGGGGCGTGGCAGTGCCTGCGCTGGGCGATGACAATACCCAGGATCAGGTGCAACGCTATCTCAGCCAGACCGGCGGGCGGGCAGATAAAAATGGGCTATATATTCACTGGGTCGGCGGTAACGATCTCGGCGCGGCGGTGCTGAACCCGTTACAGGCCACCTCGGTGGTCACGGGGAGCGCGACGGCGGCCGCCTCGCAGGTGCGCACGCTGCTGAACGCGGGGGCGGGAACAGTGATTGTACCAACGGTCCCGGATGTCTCCGCCACGCCGACGATGATGGAATCCGTTATTCAGCTCGGCACCGGCGGCAACACTGCGGCGCTACAGGCCGCGTTCGCCTCGCTCAACAGCGCCGCCACGCCGACGCTTGCGGCGCGTCAGGAGGCTATCCGTGCTGCGTTTTTCGCGGCGGCGGGCGAGGTCAGCGCGCTGCCTGCGCTGCAACAGGCGCTGGCCGACGGTCTCTATTCCGCATATCAGACGCTTGCAGAGCAGGTGTCGGCATTAAGTACGCTTTATAACACCACCGAAGAGCAGGCGCTGGTCGCCAGCGGCGGCGGCAATATCGTGCGCGCCGACATCAACAAAATTTTCAATGAAATCCTCGCTAACCCGACGCAGTTCGGTATCACCAATACCGCCGGAATGGCGTGTCCGCCGGGGCTTTCCGCCGCCGACTGCGCCTCGTCAAGCCCCGGTTTTGACGCAAGCCAGGCGTGGCTCTTCGCCGATCACCTGCATCCGAGCCCGCAGGTGCACAGCCTTATCGCCGATTACATCGAGTCAATCCTCGCCGCGCCGGCGCAGGTTGCGCTGCTCAACAAAGCGACCGCCGCGCAGGTGCAGAACAGCCGCGCCACGCTCGACAGCCGCTATCAGCAGCGCCGTAGTGAGGATCGCGAGCAGGGCAGCGCGGGCGTGTTCGGTGGTTACAGCGGCGAGTATGCGCGCTTTACCGCGAATGAAACCGCCGACGGCAGCGCCAACACCAACAATCTCACCCTGGGCGCGGATTACCGTATTACCGAAAACTGGCTGGTCGGCGCGTTGATTGCCGGTTCGCTGGATGACCAGCGGCCAACCGATAATCTGAGCTTCGACGCGCGCGGCTATCAGGCGGCGCTCTTTACGGCGCTCGATGTCGGGCCTGGCTGGATCAACGCGGACGTCCACTGGCTTAAAGGCGAGTACCGCAACATCCAGCGTCGCGTAGAGCTCGGGCCGCTGACGCGCGTCGAGACAGGCGAAACCGACGCTAAGCTCTGGGGCGCGCGCCTGACGGCGGGCCTGGATATCCCCGTGACCGACGCGCTAAAAACCGGCCCCGTTGTGCAATACGCCTGGGATTACAGCCATGTGGATGGGTACAGCGAAGCGGGTGACGACAGTACCGCGATGCGCTTTCGCGACCAGAATTTCCATTCGCAAATCGGCAGCGTCGGCTGGCGTCTTGATGCGGACATTGGCCCGGTGAAACCGTACGCGCAGGTGGATTATCGTCATCAGTTCGGGGATTCGGTGTGGCGCGGTCAGGGTGGGCTGAAATCGACTGCGCTCACGTTCAGCCGCGACGGCGCGCAGGATGACAAAAACTGGATGGATATTACCGCAGGGGCCAGCGTTGCGCTTAGCCGTAACGTCTCGGCATTTGCGGCGCTGTCACAAACGGCGGGACTGAACAGCGGCGAGCAGACGCGCTATAACCTCGGTGTCAGCGCCTCGTTCTGA
- a CDS encoding alpha,alpha-trehalase — MDPESGELIPDTRDVEPQPETIEGMPAPDALTPADRYLELFEHVQASRIFADSKTFPDCAPKMSPLTILMNYRQAKRLPGFDLRRFVEEHFYFPVINTNPYVSDPNRTLTEHIDNLWPILTRQPHEHLENSSLLPLPQAYIVPGGRFTETYYWDSYFTMLGLAESGRHDMLRCMADNFAWMIENYGHIPNGNRTYYLSRSQPPVFALMVELFEEDGVRGARRYLDHLLMEYAFWMDGAENLDAGQAFRHVVRMPDGALLNRYWDDRDTPRDESWREDVETAKLSGRPASEVYRDLRAGAASGWDYSSRWLRDADRLASIRTTHFLPVDLNAFLYKLETAIANVAQLKGDPLTATVFRKKAIDRREAVNRYLWDDELGSFRDYDWRRGRLASFSAACVVPLYVGMSSYAQADRISANIRERLLSPGGILTTEVETEQQWDKPNGWAPLQWMAIQGLKNYGDDALADIIANNWLRTVKRFYNENHKLIEKYHIADYSPRPGGGGEYPLQDGFGWTNGVTRRLIALYGEP, encoded by the coding sequence ATGGACCCTGAATCTGGCGAACTTATCCCGGATACCCGCGATGTCGAGCCGCAGCCTGAGACGATCGAGGGCATGCCTGCCCCGGACGCGCTGACGCCCGCCGACCGCTACTTAGAGCTGTTTGAGCATGTTCAGGCCTCCCGTATTTTCGCAGACAGTAAAACGTTCCCGGACTGCGCGCCGAAAATGTCGCCGCTGACTATCCTGATGAACTATCGTCAGGCCAAACGCCTGCCAGGTTTCGACCTGCGCCGTTTTGTCGAAGAGCATTTTTACTTTCCGGTGATTAACACCAACCCGTATGTCTCAGACCCGAACCGGACGCTGACGGAGCATATCGACAATCTATGGCCGATCCTGACGCGCCAGCCGCATGAGCATCTGGAGAACTCCTCGCTGCTGCCCCTGCCGCAAGCCTATATCGTGCCGGGCGGGCGTTTTACCGAGACCTATTACTGGGACTCCTACTTCACCATGCTCGGCCTTGCCGAAAGCGGCCGTCACGATATGTTGCGCTGCATGGCGGATAACTTCGCCTGGATGATCGAAAACTACGGGCATATTCCGAACGGCAACCGGACATATTACCTGAGCCGCTCGCAGCCGCCGGTGTTCGCGCTGATGGTAGAGCTTTTTGAGGAAGACGGGGTGCGAGGCGCGCGACGCTATCTGGATCACCTGCTGATGGAGTACGCGTTCTGGATGGACGGCGCGGAAAACCTCGACGCAGGCCAGGCCTTCCGTCACGTGGTGAGAATGCCTGACGGCGCGCTGCTGAACCGCTACTGGGACGATCGCGACACGCCGCGTGACGAATCCTGGCGCGAGGACGTGGAAACCGCGAAACTCTCGGGCCGCCCGGCGAGCGAAGTGTATCGCGACCTGCGCGCGGGCGCGGCGTCCGGCTGGGACTACTCCTCGCGCTGGCTGCGCGACGCCGACCGTCTGGCAAGCATCCGCACTACCCATTTCCTGCCGGTCGATCTTAACGCGTTTCTCTACAAACTGGAGACGGCTATCGCCAATGTCGCCCAGCTGAAAGGCGATCCGCTGACCGCGACGGTATTCCGTAAAAAGGCTATCGATCGCCGCGAAGCGGTGAATCGTTATCTCTGGGATGATGAACTCGGCTCGTTTCGCGATTACGACTGGCGGCGCGGCCGTCTGGCGTCGTTCTCCGCCGCCTGCGTGGTGCCGCTGTATGTCGGGATGTCCAGCTACGCGCAGGCGGATCGTATCTCAGCGAACATCCGCGAACGGTTACTGTCGCCGGGCGGTATCCTGACCACGGAAGTGGAAACCGAACAGCAATGGGATAAACCTAACGGCTGGGCGCCGCTGCAGTGGATGGCGATCCAGGGCCTGAAAAACTATGGCGATGACGCGCTGGCGGACATTATCGCCAATAACTGGTTGCGTACGGTGAAACGTTTCTACAATGAAAACCATAAGCTCATTGAGAAATATCACATCGCCGACTACTCGCCACGCCCCGGCGGCGGCGGTGAATATCCGCTGCAGGACGGCTTCGGCTGGACTAACGGCGTGACGCGTCGCCTGATTGCGCTCTACGGCGAGCCGTAA
- a CDS encoding glycoside hydrolase family 2 protein, whose protein sequence is MKRLACAVFLLTSGAAYASPTPSVPVPVSWSLAGDWRAHDGNDAAFIGQQSPVRDWRKLRVPANWYTAGLDHQGVLWYRHEFTLPPLPADTMATLQFDGVDYFAETWLNRQPLGKHEGYFQRFAYDISDKLQRHNKLAVRVDSPFEDPKTIWPLHKTMVKGVLNQHDTRPGGAWSPRGQDANSGGIWAPVRLHLSRGVTVDNLILRPDWQHGLDKPQLRVELVYRATTAREVDLVLRARPANFAGERFTQQQKVRLEATGATPQRLTFTLPMEGARLWWPKGYGFPHLYRVSATFSDDQGVMEQIASRTGLRQIVEQPDNKGWVLNGKRIFIKGSNYIGSPWLSEMDEKKYRRDIQLVLDMNANAIRVHGHVAGRPLYRMADEMGLMIWQDVPLQWGYNDSEAFADNAARQSLEMTEQIGNSPAIIAWGGHNEPPWNSPWMEKRFPDWHNNLNRVLTERVADALAKDNSRIVHRYSAVEEHYWQGWYFGVMTDVLQPAKTGIITEFGSQALPKLSTLNTIIPADKRWPASTRADDPDWTVWKYHNFQPFQTFSFAKIPRGENMEQFIHNTQKYQADLVSLAAESYRRQRYQPVTALFHFMFVETWPSINWGVVDYLRQPKAGYYALQRAYQPLLPSIEPVTLNWRAGTPGTIKLWTVNDSFSACDGCTLRWRVKMPGNTEQQESKPMTIPPDSGRQVAQLTFTPSAPGALRIEYEILDSQGKTVGQNVYETAVAP, encoded by the coding sequence ATGAAACGTCTGGCCTGTGCGGTATTTTTGCTGACGAGCGGCGCGGCGTATGCCAGCCCGACACCTTCTGTACCCGTGCCGGTGAGCTGGTCGCTCGCGGGCGACTGGCGCGCCCATGACGGCAACGACGCCGCCTTTATCGGGCAGCAAAGCCCGGTGCGCGACTGGCGCAAACTGCGGGTGCCGGCAAACTGGTACACGGCGGGACTCGATCATCAGGGCGTGCTCTGGTATCGCCACGAATTCACCTTGCCGCCGCTGCCGGCGGACACGATGGCGACGCTGCAATTTGACGGCGTGGATTACTTCGCCGAGACCTGGCTGAACCGGCAACCGCTCGGTAAACATGAAGGTTACTTCCAGCGTTTCGCGTATGACATCAGCGATAAGTTACAACGTCACAACAAGCTCGCGGTACGCGTCGACAGCCCGTTTGAAGATCCGAAAACCATCTGGCCTTTACATAAAACGATGGTGAAAGGCGTACTGAATCAGCACGATACCCGCCCCGGCGGCGCCTGGTCGCCGCGCGGACAGGATGCTAACTCCGGCGGCATCTGGGCGCCGGTGCGGCTGCATCTAAGCCGCGGCGTAACGGTGGATAACCTGATCCTGCGCCCCGACTGGCAACACGGGCTCGATAAACCGCAGCTGCGCGTCGAGCTGGTCTACCGCGCTACCACGGCGCGCGAGGTGGATTTAGTCTTGCGCGCCCGTCCGGCGAATTTTGCGGGCGAGCGTTTTACGCAACAGCAGAAAGTGCGCCTTGAAGCCACAGGCGCCACGCCGCAGCGCCTGACATTCACCCTGCCGATGGAAGGCGCCAGACTCTGGTGGCCGAAAGGCTACGGCTTCCCGCATCTTTATCGCGTCAGCGCAACCTTCAGCGATGACCAGGGCGTGATGGAGCAGATTGCGAGCCGCACCGGGTTGCGGCAGATAGTGGAACAGCCGGATAACAAAGGCTGGGTGCTGAACGGCAAGCGGATTTTCATCAAGGGCAGTAACTATATCGGCTCGCCGTGGCTGAGCGAGATGGATGAGAAGAAATATCGCCGCGATATTCAACTGGTGCTGGATATGAACGCTAATGCGATCCGCGTACACGGGCATGTCGCGGGCCGCCCGCTCTACCGGATGGCCGATGAAATGGGCCTGATGATTTGGCAGGATGTCCCGCTCCAGTGGGGCTATAACGACAGCGAGGCGTTCGCCGACAACGCCGCGCGCCAGAGCCTTGAGATGACCGAACAAATCGGCAACTCCCCCGCCATTATCGCCTGGGGCGGTCATAACGAGCCGCCGTGGAACTCGCCGTGGATGGAAAAACGCTTCCCGGACTGGCACAACAACCTGAACCGCGTGCTGACGGAGCGCGTGGCGGATGCGCTGGCGAAGGACAACAGCCGTATCGTGCACCGTTATTCCGCCGTGGAAGAGCATTACTGGCAGGGCTGGTATTTCGGCGTGATGACTGACGTGCTGCAACCGGCGAAAACCGGCATCATCACAGAGTTTGGCTCCCAGGCGCTGCCGAAACTCTCGACGCTCAACACCATCATCCCTGCCGACAAACGCTGGCCCGCCTCTACCCGCGCGGATGACCCGGACTGGACGGTATGGAAATACCATAACTTCCAGCCGTTCCAGACATTCAGCTTTGCCAAAATCCCGCGTGGCGAAAATATGGAGCAGTTCATTCATAATACGCAGAAATATCAGGCCGATCTGGTGAGCCTGGCGGCGGAGAGCTATCGACGCCAGCGGTATCAGCCGGTGACCGCCCTGTTCCACTTTATGTTTGTCGAAACCTGGCCGTCGATTAACTGGGGCGTGGTGGATTATCTGCGCCAGCCGAAGGCGGGCTACTATGCGCTGCAACGCGCCTATCAACCGCTGCTGCCTTCCATCGAACCGGTGACGCTGAACTGGCGGGCCGGCACGCCAGGGACGATTAAATTATGGACAGTAAACGATAGTTTTTCAGCCTGTGACGGGTGTACACTGCGCTGGCGCGTGAAAATGCCCGGCAACACCGAGCAGCAAGAGAGCAAGCCGATGACCATCCCGCCTGACAGTGGTCGCCAGGTGGCCCAGTTGACGTTCACTCCCTCCGCCCCAGGCGCGCTGCGTATTGAGTATGAAATCCTTGATTCGCAAGGCAAAACGGTAGGTCAAAACGTTTACGAGACCGCCGTCGCGCCCTGA